One genomic window of Parasteatoda tepidariorum isolate YZ-2023 chromosome 9, CAS_Ptep_4.0, whole genome shotgun sequence includes the following:
- the LOC122270295 gene encoding uncharacterized protein — MSYYSSCRRFKRLPSYKRDLEMDISLLHLLKLSDNEAVQQYLKFDEMNRILVYMEIFKSLRVAIETNNKANFKKLSHLLALLNDASEIPDLPKYFESQNTTFNTPNVIIIASKYNRVEILDNIFSDSCTIIDDLFLKVSGALPFPADTDEECHNAFYYALRSGNTNLLEVLIKKWPGDYFSSRPVELYSILSKNYYELKLKNVDISMEMQLFVHSTLLDLYFENKLFNSQVIYSHDDINERISLISDCYNMIKEAENYPGSESETIFLAKQACLNIFILKKWLKSTYDRIPWEEMEYHLISYVRYLNHRGNYHSCFVLRTDIVAYLGNFIDCLMKETNQVGKVSLKNLSAIRYKKRDYVVKCITENYPSLKDFYRNHELIRDSESLNIIKKYIDIASEVNPLEKSGQTVIIRALQVMGENLKNTLESPKLSSATSNYLMSFLPPETNKILIALRNSFSHGFPLSKCKEMIEIYGAEFYASVQKDLKNIHHGITSVLNEIKCKSIIALLEKICDCEDIDRLREIFQMLRISSIQDWLSRDLLTNTNTSELERLIFEFRKILDVKSHFEENLFRKIDEIINSNKHSYENSQLMYQKLIATLAPIHASDSNIDDYAIFVFQKLTRRALDYLIPQMKSEKLKEVGTLSGEILKNVQHRINKNDLFTLCCLIQKIYYVSGNGQQEAQYLCELRDSYLKQNSEQIKQTVDSNHISSVQVDITALKELIDKHNLSETQIDTFISFKNNITLQAEVEMLVLSILSGLKNSKSYLVTNQISLDSEYPLLVSKELRNHLAHGNALGDILVNIVQSLFLFAVKLTKQDVRKKRKKSWVKQAIENSNAHSQFKYISYLKTQNKLFLSLSSGSIEEMDLWIRKGGDVYGRDNNSMTTLHYAAQSSNLEILLTLIDYGIDYKAKDFYNRSILHIAAASGSKDIVDYLIRNLVMPVNEVSDKNNTPLHLAVENDCFEVVETLLYHKANTCVRDALFMTPLHRAVFYSRVKIAKLFLRDVRNLNLVRIYDGFTLLHTASEKGSLELVLYFIDKEVDVNSATNERRSTPLHLSAFFGHLEIVKALLSKGADIHARNVENQTALHKAVEKGHSEIVKFLLYKGADSNALDDGQHSPLHFAIREKHINALKILLEHDVNSQYITWNGASILEYAVYNGDIDIVNYLIEKCAPFKTIRPDGFSLLHVSIIRGSNVILKRLIEYGVDINCRDGHGQTPLSLAIKSGNLTAVTLLLQSGADIFSTHDEGHSLLHVCASVPSRNIEIIVCYTSKMQIPREIIDNNKTIRPSYTDRLNIFKILVSKGADVEKKNNSKQTPLHIACMVGNIEIVRYLFDISTNIDVPDDAGYTPLHYAAEGDNFECVKLIIENSRSSINSVTSYGDTALCIASKRNCTENVRLLIRNGADINAGDPLYKAIQCSSQDVCQILLQRKGTDIRKQFNGKHDTLLQLATAKGLKIVISAFLANKVTLQTKLNGDLEKSLALAISNGYDDIVTLLVDNGAEINKTCKCSSFPLHFAVAQGHYRTVEILLNREVDINILDSDNRRPIEFAASSNRLNIMKLICKTRNINLNAPGNGDFTLLHIAANFGNLDIVKFLIDEGASANLPNSSGSKPIYIAARDGHLHILQYLINHNDKSLKERSCSNKTLLHYAAQSGRSDIVKYLIEKELDVNDSDDDGVTPLHVASVLGFEDVLKVLLDNGAIYNRTDILIPEAESPNVDNTNVRLLLSRITILFRSVKKNDVTRIKSLIKEGVCVNAKNSKKVSPLHYAAWKGYNEIVEILLENKGNPNSLCGEGYTPLHYACKFNNFEVVKSLLESGAVYNVSSKTKKVPLDLTQNRDIINLLKLIDDSFRNVCEGSCEVIKNLKESLSSNIMKATFNAKNGEKKTLLTSAICCNFPFITELQRIICKDSEFINFVSGGCKAREQYDTALKLETELLKKKEQILDSENPAVLATKENIATTLYKQQNHSEALNICKDILKIKETNFGKNHAETLKTRGFIALILHRLERNSEAIKILEDLYPKLEQIFGLNNFDVLQTLSDMALVLNGLGRHEEALNANRTVFERFSKLYGTNDYRTLISQNNIGQTLLLSRKYDEAIPFFKSVYESRKKLLGESHSDTCRVLYNLNTALCFQTKSDEALKGLQEVLSRQEETLGWNHVDTLDTESQLGILLKEHCKHLEAIKVLKKNVQKRKAVFGPHHPSVLHINRLVDVLNTSLSIASPESLSSLNNKN; from the exons ATGAGCTATTACTCTTCTTGTCGAAG GTTTAAAAGGCTACCTAGTTATAAGAGAGATCTAGAAATGGATATTTCTTTACTGCATCTATTAAAACTATCAGACAACGAAGCTGTACAACAGTATCTAAAATTCGATGAAATGAATCGTATCCTCGTTTACatggaaattttcaaaagtttaagaGTCGCCATAGAAACTAACAACAAGgccaactttaaaaaattatcccaTCTGTTGGCGTTGCTAAATGATGCTAGTGAAATTCCTGATTTACCTAAATATTTTGAGTCTCAAAATACTACCTTCAACACAccaaatgtaattataattgctTCCAAGTATAATCGAGTAGAAATTCTAGACAATATATTCAGTGACTCTTGCACAATCATCGATGACCTTTTCCTTAAAGTAAGCGGAGCCTTACCTTTCCCAGCTGATACCGATGAAGAATGCCACAATGCATTTTATTACGCATTGCGGTCAGGGAATACGAATCTTCTTGaagtcttaattaaaaaatggccaggagattatttttcttcccgTCCAGTTGAATTATACTCTATTTTGTCGAAGAATTACTATGAGTTGAAGTTGAAAAACGTTGATATATCAATGGAGATGCAGCTTTTCGTGCACAGTACTCTACTGGACTTGTATTTCGAGAATAAACTCTTTAATAGCCAAGTGATTTATTCGCATGATGATATCAACGAAAGAATATCACTAATTTCAGATTGTTATAACATGATTAAGGAAGCTGAAAATTATCCAGGTTCTGAATCGGAGACAATTTTCCTGGCGAAACAAGCGTGCCtgaatattttcattcttaaaaagtgGCTTAAGTCCACGTACGACAGAATTCCTTGGGAAGAAATGGAGTACCACCTTATTTCTTATGTGCGTTATTTAAATCACCGGGGAAACTATCACAGTTGTTTCGTGCTAAGAACTGACATCGTAGCTTATCTTGGTAATTTTATAGACTGTTTAATGAAAGAAACCAATCAAGTCGGCAAAGTgagcttaaaaaatttgagtgcAATTCGTTACAAAAAACGTGATTATGTGGTTAAATGCATCACTGAAAATTATCCTTCTCTTAAAGATTTTTATCGCAACCATGAGTTAATCCGAGATAGTGAAtctcttaatattattaaaaagtatatagatATAGCCAGTGAAGTTAATCCACTTGAAAAAAGTGGCCAAACGGTCATCATAAGAGCACTACAAGTCATGggcgaaaatttaaaaaacaccttGGAATCGCCGAAGCTATCATCTGCTACGAGCAACTACTTGATGTCGTTTTTACCTCCTGAAactaataagattttaattgcATTGCGCAATTCTTTTTCTCATGGTTTTCCACTGTCCAAATGTAaagaaatgattgaaatttacgGTGCTGAATTTTACGCATCTGTTCAGAAAGATTTAAAGAACATACACCACGGAATCACCTCAGTTCTCAATGAAATTAAGTGCAAATCCATCATAGCTCTGTTGGAAAAGATATGCGATTGCGAAGACATCGATAGATTGAGAGAAATATTTCAGATGCTGCGAATCTCAAGTATACAAGATTGGCTATCTCGTGATTTGCTGACGAACACCAATACATCAGAGTTGGAAAgactaatttttgaatttaggaAAATTCTTGACGTAAAATCGCATTTCGAAGAAAATCTCTTTCGTAAAATAGATGAGATAATAAATTCTAACAAACATAGTTATGAAAATTCACAATTGATGTATCAGAAACTCATTGCAACGCTTGCTCCTATTCACGCATCTGATAGCAACATAGATGATTacgcaatttttgtttttcagaaacTTACAAGACGAGCGCTGGACTATTTGATCCCACAaatgaaatcagaaaaattgaaagaagtCGGAACCTTATCGGGAGAAATCTTAAAGAACGTTCAACACCGAATAAATAAGAATGATTTATTCACGTTATGTTGcttgattcaaaaaatatattatgtttcaGGAAATGGACAACAAGAAGCTCAATATCTTTGCGAATTGAGGGACagttatttgaaacaaaattctgaACAAATCAAGCAAACAGTTGactcaaatcatatttcatctGTGCAAGTTGACATAACAGCTTTAAAAGAATTGATTGACAAGCATAATCTGTCTGAAACTCAAATTGATAcatttatcagttttaaaaataatatcactcTCCAAGCCGAAGTTGAAATGCTGGTATTGTCCATTTTATCGggtttaaaaaactcaaaaagttatttagtaACTAATCAAATTTCTTTGGACTCTGAATATCCATTGTTAGTAAGTAAAGAATTAAGAAATCATCTTGCACACGGAAATGCTTTGGGGGATATTTTAGTAAACATCGTTCAATCTCTGTTTCTGTTTGCTGTCAAACTTACCAAACAAGATGTtcgcaaaaaaagaaagaaatcgtGGGTTAAGCAGGCAATAGAAAACTCCAATGCGCATTCccaattcaaatatatttcttatttaaaaactcaaaacaaattatttttgtcattatcAAGTGGCTCCATAGAAGAAATGGATCTTTGGATTAGAAAAGGAGGGGACGTATATGGAAGAGATAATAATTCAATGACCACTTTGCATTATGCAGCTCAATCTTCTAATCTTGAGATTCTTTTGACTCTCATCGATTACGGAATTGACTACAAGGCTAAGGACTTTTATAATCGAAGCATTCTTCATATAGCTGCTGCTTCGGGTTCCAAAGATATAGTTGATTACCTCATAAGAAATTTAGTAATGCCAGTCAACGAAGTTAGTGATAAAAACAACACACCACTTCACCTTGCTGTggaaaatgattgttttgaagTAGTCGAAACTTTGCTGTATCATAAGGCCAACACTTGTGTAAGGGATGCATTATTCATGACGCCTTTACATCGAGCAGTGTTCTATAGCAGAGTTAAGATTGCTAAATTGTTTCTTCGGgatgttagaaatttaaatttggttcgAATCTATGATGGTTTTACTTTACTACACACTGCTTCTGAAAAAGGGTCTTTGGAATTGGTTCTTTATTTTATCGATAAAGAAGTTGATGTAAATTCTGCAACTAATGAGCGGAGATCGACACCTTTGCATTTATCCGCTTTCTTTGGCCACTTAGAGATTGTTAAAGCATTACTGTCGAAGGGAGCTGACATACATGCAAGAAACGTAGAAAATCAGACAGCTTTACATAAAGCCGTTGAAAAAGGACATAgtgaaatagttaaatttttactctACAAAGGTGCTGACTCAAATGCTTTAGATGATGGGCAACATTCACCTTTACATTTCGCCATAAGAGAAAAACATATAAACGCATTGAAGATATTGTTAGAACATGATGTCAATAGTCAATACATCACATGGAATGGCGCTTCTATTTTAGAATATGCAGTTTATAATGGTGATATTGATATCGttaattatttgattgaaaagTGTGCACCTTTCAAAACTATCAGACCTGATGGATTCTCTCTTCTTCATGTAAGCATCATACGTGGttctaatgtaattttgaaGCGTTTAATAGAATATGGTGTAGACATTAACTGCAGAGATGGACATGGTCAAACTCCTCTTAGTCTAGCCATAAAGTCAGGCAATTTAACAGCTGTTACCCTTCTCCTACAATCAGGAGctgatattttttcaacacaCGACGAAGGACATTCTCTGTTGCATGTTTGTGCTTCTGTTCCTTCGCGAAATATAGAAATTATCGTTTGTTATACATCAAAAATGCAAATACCCAGAGAAATTATCGATAACAACAAAACAATTCGCCCTTCTTATACTGACcgattgaacatttttaaaattctcgttAGTAaaggggcagatgttgaaaagaAGAACAATTCTAAGCAAACTCCTTTGCACATAGCTTGCATGGTAGGTAATATCGAAATAGTcagatatttatttgatatttctaCAAACATAGATGTACCAGATGACGCGGGATATACACCGCTGCATTATGCTGCCGAAGGAGATAATTTTGAGTGTGTGaaactaattattgaaaattccaGAAGTTCTATTAATTCAGTGACATCCTATGGAGACACTGCGTTGTGTATAGCTTCAAAACGTAATTGCACTGAAAATGTTCGTCTTCTGATCCGTAATGGAGCTGATATAAATGCTGGGGATCCACTCTACAAAGCTATTCAGTGTTCATCTCAAGATGTTTGTCAAATTCTTCTCCAGAGAAAGGGAACTGATATCAGAAAGCAGTTTAATGGAAAACATGATACACTCCTGCAACTAGCTACAGCTAAAGGtctcaaaattgtaatttcagCTTTCTTAGCTAATAAAGTAACTTTACAAACAAAACTAAATGGAGATCTCGAAAAGTCTTTGGCACTTGCTATTAGTAATGGATACGATGATATTGTTACTCTTTTAGTAGATAATGGAGctgaaattaacaaaacatgCAAGTGTTCATCCTTCCCGTTACACTTTGCAGTTGCTCAAGGTCATTACCGAACCGTAGAAATATTGCTAAACAGAGAAGTGGACATAAACATTTTAGATAGTGACAATCGAAGACCAATTGAATTTGCTGCTTCAAGTAATCGTTTGAATATTATGAAACTAATTTGCAAAACTcgaaatataaacttaaatgcCCCAGGTAACGGGgattttactttattacatATAGCAGCGAATTTCGGCAATTTAGATATAGTCAAGTTCTTAATCGATGAAGGAGCTTCAGCAAATTTGCCTAATTCATCTGGTTCAAAACCCATTTACATAGCAGCCAGAGACGGACATTTACACATTTTGCAATACTTAATCAATCATAACGATAAAAGCTTGAAAGAACGCAGTTGTTCCAACAAGACTCTTCTTCATTATGCAGCTCAATCAGGTCGATCGGACATCGTTAAATATTTGATTGAGAAAGAACTGGATGTAAATGATTCTGACGATGACGGAGTGACACCTCTTCATGTAGCTTCGGTGTTGGGTTTCGAGGATGTACTGAAAGTCTTATTGGATAATGGAGCTATTTACAATCGTACTGATATACTAATTCCTGAAGCAGAATCACCCAATGTGGACAATACAAATGTAAGGTTATTACTATCGCGGATAACGATTCTTTTTCGATCTGTTAAAAAGAATGATGTAACAAGGATTAAATCTCTTATTAAGGAAGGAGTTTGCGTTAATGCCAAAAACTCAAAAAAGGTTTCACCTCTTCATTACGCAGCATGGAAAGGCTATAAcgaaatagttgaaattttattggaaaacaAAGGGAATCCTAATTCGTTGTGTGGTGAAGGTTATACGCCTCTTCATTATGCGtgcaaatttaacaattttgaagttgTTAAAAGTTTGTTAGAAAGTGGCGCTGTGTACAATGTTTCGTCAAAAACCAAGAAAGTTCCCCTGGATTTAACTCAGAACCGTGATATTATCAATTTGTTGAAATTGATTGATGATTCGTTTCGAAATGTCTGTGAAGGCAGTTGTGAAGTTATAAAGAATCTGAAGGAATCGCTCTCGAGCAATATCATGAAGGCGACGTTTAACGCTAAGAATGGAGAAAAGAAAACCCTATTAACTTCGGCTATCTGTTGTAACTTTCCCTTCATAACTGAGTTACAACGCATCATTTGCAAAGATAGCgagttcattaattttgtttctggTGGATGTAAGGCAAGAGAACAATATGACACAGCATTGAAGTTAGAAACAGAGTTgcttaagaaaaaagaacaaattttagaCTCTGAAAATCCTGCCGTGTTGGCAACTAAGGAGAATATAGCTACAACACTCTATAAGCAGCAAAACCATTCTGAAGCGCTTAATATTTGTAAggatatacttaaaattaaggaaacaaACTTCGGTAAGAATCATGCAGAAACTTTAAAAACGCGAGGATTTATAGCTCTTATTCTACACAGATTGGAACGCAATTCCGAAGCTATAAAGATCTTAGAAGACTTATACCCCAAGCTCGAACAGATTTttggattaaataattttgatgttctACAAA